In Helianthus annuus cultivar XRQ/B chromosome 3, HanXRQr2.0-SUNRISE, whole genome shotgun sequence, a single window of DNA contains:
- the LOC110930553 gene encoding uncharacterized protein LOC110930553, with product MATETTTSTTQQPLPPPVTTESTQSTAKKTVKNRFEGLLTIRTKAINGKGAWYWSHLEPIVINSSDNASPNAVKLRCCLCDAVFSASNPSRTASEHLKRGTCPNFDNGSPNAVNPKPTSVTSLPSPTTSFSPQNHRKRNKTTAHSATPISMIQPEPARFSIHGSYPYPNPNPNNPTRPDFLPALLPAPVAMNVNVSGTLTRPDPTQQYHQLSGGKDDLTALAKLENSVRKLKSPKSQPGQALTKSQIASSLNLLSDWVYENCENITFSSLNHPKFKTFLTQLGLPALTRRELAGDRLEFKYQAARSESDDRIRESMFFQLSADGFGSKSKGYNLFDEKIINLSVNLPNGTRVFRRGVFVNGYVFPEHAEDVLMETIVGICGSNGNVQQCVGVVSDGLKSTALKNLEMKHEWMVNICCQFHGVSKLVKDFSKELPLFKNVSDGCYKVANFVNNVSYVRNLFLKYQFQESGRARLLRVPPGASGNGFEPVFNMVEDVLGSARILQLVLVDESWRKDSMEDQFAREVEEIVRNPQFWREVEAVHSLVRLVKDMAREIEKERPRIGQCLPLWEELRGKVKEWCLKFQIVESDVEKVFNKRFKRNYHPAWAAAFILDPFYLIRDRSGRYMPPFKCLTSDQEKDVDKLITRLVSREEAHIVLMELMKWRTDGLDSVYAQAVQLKQRDPVTGKMKIANPQSSRLVWETYLTEFNSLRKVAVRLIFLHATSCGFKWNSSFLKRARSGNGVEQAQKLIFIAAHSRLERRHSSSSSNDDDDDDDKDAGFCAMANGEDDMLNEVVFDASSP from the coding sequence ATGGCAACGGAGACCACCACATCCACCACCCAACAACCACTACCACCACCGGTAACAACCGAGTCAACGCAGTCAACGGCAAAAAAAACTGTTAAAAACCGGTTTGAAGGGCTACTAACAATCCGTACAAAAGCAATAAACGGTAAAGGAGCATGGTATTGGTCTCATTTAGAACCAATCGTCATCAACAGTTCCGATAACGCCTCGCCTAACGCCGTTAAACTCCGTTGTTGCTTATGCGACGCCGTTTTCTCCGCTTCAAACCCTTCAAGAACCGCCTCCGAGCATCTCAAACGAGGCACATGCCCAAATTTCGATAACGGTTCACCTAACGCCGTTAACCCAAAACCAACTTCCGTTACTAGTTTACCATCTCCGACGACGTCGTTTTCGCCGCAAAACCACCGGAAACGGAATAAAACCACCGCTCACTCTGCCACTCCGATCTCAATGATCCAACCCGAACCCGCAAGATTCTCAATCCACGGATCATACCCGTACCCGAATCCGAACCCAAataacccgacccgacccgattttTTACCTGCATTGTTACCGGCTCCGGTGGCTATGAATGTGAATGTTTCCGGTACCctaacccgacccgacccgacccagcAGTACCATCAGTTATCCGGTGGGAAAGATGATTTAACCGCATTAGCTAAGTTGGAAAACAGTGTGAGAAAACTAAAATCTCCAAAAAGTCAACCGGGTCAAGCGTTGACCAAATCACAAATTGCTTCATCACTCAACTTATTATCAGATTGGGtgtatgaaaactgtgagaataTAACATTTTCAAGCTTAAATCACCCAAAGTTCAAAACTTTCTTGACCCAACTCGGGTTACCGGCGTTAACCCGCCGGGAACTCGCCGGAGACCGGCTGGAATTCAAATACCAAGCTGCAAGATCCGAATCAGACGATCGGATCCGTGAATCGATGTTTTTTCAACTTTCGGCAGATGGGTTTGGGTCAAAATCAAAAGGGTAtaatctttttgatgaaaagatTATTAATTTATCGGTGAATTTACCAAACGGAACGAGGGTTTTCCGGCGAGGTGTTTTTGTAAATGGGTATGTGTTTCCGGAGCATGCAGAGGATGTTTTGATGGAAACTATTGTGGGGATTTGTGGGAGTAATGGGAATGTTCAACAGTGTGTTGGGGTTGTTTCTGATGGGTTAAAGTCAACTGCTTTAAAGAATCTTGAAATGAAACATGAGTGGATGGTTAATATTTGTTGTCAGTTTCATGGGGTTAGTAAGTTGGTTAAAGATTTTAGTAAAGAATTGCCTTTGTTTAAGAATGTGAGTGATGGTTGTTATAAAGTTGCAAACTTTGTGAATAATGTGTCTTATGTTAGGAATTTGTTTCTTAAGTATCAGTTTCAAGAATCGGGTCGAGCGCGGTTGCTGCGTGTACCGCCAGGAGCGTCAGGAAACGGGTTCGAACCGGTGTTTAATATGGTGGAAGATGTGTTAGGTTCAGCTAGAATATTACAGTTGGTTTTAGTTGATGAGAGTTGGCGAAAAGATTCAATGGAGGATCAGTTTGCTAGAGAGGTTGAGGAAATAGTGAGGAATCCGCAGTTTTGGAGGGAAGTCGAAGCGGTTCATTCGTTGGTTAGGTTGGTTAAAGACATGGCTCGTGAGATCGAGAAAGAAAGACCGAGGATCGGACAATGTTTGCCGCTTTGGGAGGAGCTAAGAGGGAAAGTTAAGGAGTGGTGTTTGAAGTTTCAAATAGTTGAGAGTGATGTCGAAAAGGTGTTTAATAAAAGGTTTAAGAGAAACTATCATCCTGCATGGGCAGCTGCATTTATACTTGATCCGTTTTATTTGATTAGGGATAGAAGTGGGAGGTATATGCCCCCTTTTAAATGCTTGACTTCTGACCAAGAAAAGGATGTTGACAAGCTTATAACACGGCTTGTATCGCGCGAAGAAGCTCACATTGTATTGATGGAGCTTATGAAATGGCGAACGGATGGTCTAGATTCGGTTTACGCTCAAGCTGTGCAGCTTAAACAAAGAGACCCCGTTACGGGCAAGATGAAAATAGCCAACCCGCAAAGTAGCAGGCTTGTTTGGGAAACTTATTTAACCGAGTTCAATTCTTTGAGGAAAGTCGCAGTGAGGTTGATCTTTCTTCATGCTACTTCGTGTGGGTTCAAATGGAATTCGTCGTTTTTGAAACGGGCTCGATCAGGGAATGGTGTTGAGCAGGCGCAGAAGTTGATCTTTATAGCAGCTCATTCGCGGCTTGAAAGGCGGCATTCTTCTTCGTCTTCTaacgacgatgatgatgatgatgataaagatGCAGGCTTTTGTGCAATGGCTAATGGTGAAGATGATATGCTCAATGAAGTTGTGTTTGATGCATCCTCTCCATAA